One Cicer arietinum cultivar CDC Frontier isolate Library 1 chromosome 8, Cicar.CDCFrontier_v2.0, whole genome shotgun sequence DNA segment encodes these proteins:
- the SKP1 gene encoding SKP1-like protein 1A: MSSTRKFTLKSSDGEAFEVDEAVAVESQTIKHMIEDDCAGNGIPLPNVTSKILAKVIEYCKKHVEAATSDDKPTEDDLKAWDSDFVKVDQATLFELILAANYLNIKNLLDLTCMTVADMIKGKTPEEIRKTFNIKNDFTPEEEEEVRRENQWAFE, from the exons ATGTCTTCAACAAGGAAATTCACCCTCAAGAGTTCTGACGGAGAGGCCTTTGAGGTCGATGAAGCGGTGGCTGTGGAGTCGCAGACAATCAAGCACATGATCGAGGACGATTGTGCCGGCAATGGAATTCCTCTTCCGAACGTAACAAGCAAGATCTTGGCGAAGGTAATCGAGTATTGTAAGAAACATGTTGAGGCTGCGACCTCTGATGATAAACCTACTGAGGATGATCTCAAGGCTTGGGATTCTGATTTCGTTAAGGTTGACCAGGCTACGCTCTTTGAACTCATACTG GCTGCAAACTACTTAAACATCAAGAACCTGCTGGACCTTACATGCATGACTGTGGCAGACATGATCAAGGGGAAGACACCTGAGGAAATTCGCAAGACCTTCAACATTAAGAATGACTTCACACCTGAGGAAGAGGAGGAAGTTCGTAGGGAAAACCAATGGGCATTTGAATGA
- the LOC101511837 gene encoding pentatricopeptide repeat-containing protein At3g51320, with translation MARVSTRHLFPFRNTLFSRSITNTPPSPSSSSSPSSQENKTTLSFLTHLHFQSLLQTVYCQTTRHLLQIQALLITSSFYRNPFLVRTLLRRASNLCDVAFTFLIFQHFNNPLDTFCVNTVINSYCNSYVPNKAIVFYFQSLKIRFFPNSYTFVPLIGSCSNMGCVDSGRMCHAQAVKNGVDFVLPVQNSLVHMYASCGDVCVARVMFDAMMDRDSVSWNSMIDGYVKVGDLNAAHQLFDVMPERNLVTWNCMISGFLKGRNPGYGLKLFREMGRLGLRGNVRTMVSVVTACGRSGRLKEGKSVHGSIIRLFARSNLILDTALIDMYCKCRRVEVASKVFERMGNRNLVSWNAMILGHCIRGSPEDGLSLFDLMVGMVRVKGEVEIDESPSADSGLVRFLPDEITFIGVLCACARAELLSEGRSYFKQMIDVFGLKPNFAHFWCMANLLANAGLVDEAEECLKNMAKFDGDMSQESLLWASLLGMCRFKRDVFLGEQIAKLLVDVDPKNLACYQFLLIIYAVAAQWENVSRVQKLMKERKLGIIPGTSLVDLKYIVHNFKVSNKRHEGIEAVNMVMNELSHKFSLPFADSGQKESQRPG, from the coding sequence ATGGCCAGAGTCTCCACGCGCCACCTTTTTCCCTTTCGTAACACCCTTTTTTCACGCTCCATCACCAACACTCCTccttctccttcttcttcttcttcaccaTCTTCACAAGAGAACAAAACAACACTCTCATTCCTCACCCACCTTCATTTTCAATCACTTCTTCAAACCGTTTATTGCCAAACCACTCGCCACCTTCTTCAAATCCAAGCACTTCTCATTACTTCAAGCTTTTACCGCAACCCCTTCTTAGTACGCACCCTTTTAAGACGCGCTTCTAATCTATGCGACGTTGCTTTCACTTTTCTAATTTTTCAGCATTTCAATAACCCTTTGGATACTTTCTGTGTTAACACTGTTATTAACTCTTATTGTAATAGCTATGTTCCGAATAAAGCTATTGTTTTTTACTTTCAATCTTTGAAGATTCGGTTTTTTCCTAATAGTTACACTTTTGTGCCGCTTATTGGTTCTTGTTCTAACATGGGTTGCGTTGATAGTGGTAGAATGTGTCATGCTCAGGCTGTGAAAAATGGGGTTGATTTTGTTTTGCCGGTGCAGAACTCTTTGGTTCATATGTATGCTTCTTGTGGGGATGTTTGTGTTGCTAGGGTGATGTTTGATGCAATGATGGATCGGGATTCGGTTTCATGGAATTCAATGATTGATGGGTATGTCAAAGTTGGTGACTTGAATGCTGCACACCAATTGTTTGATGTAATGCCTGAGAGAAATTTGGTTACTTGGAATTGTATGATAAGTGGATTTTTGAAGGGGAGGAACCCTGGTTATGGATTGAAGTTGTTTAGGGAAATGGGAAGGTTGGGATTGAGAGGTAATGTTAGGACTATGGTATCCGTGGTCACGGCTTGTGGTCGGTCGGGTAGACTTAAAGAAGGGAAATCAGTTCATGGGAGTATAATCAGATTGTTTGCGAGGTCAAACTTGATTCTTGACACTGCTTTGATAGATATGTATTGTAAATGTCGGAGGGTTGAGGTGGCAAGTAAAGTTTTTGAGAGGATGGGTAATAGGAATTTGGTTTCGTGGAATGCAATGATTTTGGGGCATTGCATCCGGGGGAGTCCCGAGGATGGACTGAGTCTGTTTGATTTAATGGTTGGGATGGTGAGGGTGAAAGGTGAAGTTGAGATTGATGAAAGTCCAAGTGCAGATAGCGGTTTGGTGAGGTTTCTCCCTGATGAAATAACATTCATTGGTGTTCTTTGTGCCTGTGCTCGGGCAGAACTGTTGAGTGAGGGCAGGTCTTACTTCAAGCAAATGATCGATGTGTTTGGTTTGAAGCCCAATTTCGCTCATTTTTGGTGCATGGCGAATCTTCTTGCAAATGCAGGCCTTGTTGACGAGGCAGAAGAGTGTCTGAAGAACATGGCAAAATTTGATGGGGATATGTCACAGGAGTCTTTGTTATGGGCAAGTTTGCTTGGCATGTGTCGGTTCAAGAGAGATGTGTTTTTAGGGGAACAGATTGCTAAACTTCTCGTTGACGTGGATCCTAAGAACCTAGCCTGTTACCAGTTTCTGCTGATTATTTATGCAGTAGCTGCTCAATGGGAGAATGTTTCTAGAGTGCAAAAACTGatgaaggaaagaaaattagGGATAATACCTGGAACCAGTCTTGTGGACTTGAAATATATTGTTCACAATTTCAAAGTCTCAAACAAACGGCATGAAGGAATTGAAGCAGTAAACATGGTGATGAATGAACTATCTCATAAATTTAGCTTGCCATTTGCTGATTCAGGTCAGAAAGAATCGCAAAGACCGGGTTGA
- the LOC101512149 gene encoding large ribosomal subunit protein eL15z-like — translation MGAYKYVSELWRKKQSDVMRCLQRWRCWEYRQQSSIVRVTRPTRPDKARRLGFKAKQGYVIYRVRVRRGGRKRPVPKGIVYGKPTNQGVTQLKFQRSKRSVAEERAGRKLGGLRVLNSYWMNEDSTYKYYEVILVDVAHTAIRNDPRVNWVCNPVHKHRELRGLTSAGKQNRGLQGKGHRYHKARPSRRATWKRNNTLSLRRYR, via the exons ATGG GTGCATACAAGTATGTTTCTGAGCTTTGGCGCAAGAAGCAGTCAGATGTTATGAGATGCTTGCAGCGATGGAGGTGCTGGGAGTATCGTCAGCAATCTTCGATTGTTCGTGTCACGAGGCCTACTCGCCCCGACAAGGCTCGCCGCCTGGGTTTTAAGGCCAAGCAG GGTTATGTTATTTACCGAGTTCGTGTTCGAAGGGGTGGCCGAAAGAGACCAGTTCCCAAAGGCATTGTATACGGGAAGCCAACAAATCAAGGAGTCACTCAACTTAAATTTCAGCGAAGCAAGAGGTCAGTCGCTGAAGAGCGTGCTGGACGAAAGTTGGGTGGCCTCAGGGTTCTCAATTCATACTGGATGAATGAG GATTCAACTTACAAATATTATGAGGTAATTTTGGTGGATGTTGCACACACTGCTATAAGAAATGATCCTAGGGTCAATTGGGTGTGCAATCCTGTCCATAAGCACAGGGAACTGCGTGGCCTCACTTCAGCTGGAAAACAAAACAGAGGCTTGCAGGGCAAAGGACACCGGTACCACAAAGCACGTCCATCCCGCAGGGCAACCTGGAAGAGAAACAACACTCTTTCTCTTCGTCGTTACCGTTGA
- the LOC101512476 gene encoding uncharacterized protein produces MVRVSKEVLQKAVTTLLSDFLVCPLSKNPLRYCEASNSLISDAIGVSFPIKNGVPCLVPREGKILDEEDASKPDNDTNSYTASDESQARSS; encoded by the exons ATGGTTCGAGTAAGCAAAGAGGTTCTGCAAAAAGCAGTAACCACACTACTCTCCGATTTCCTCGTTTGCCCTCTCTCCAAAAACCCCCTCAG gtATTGCGAGGCATCAAATTCCCTGATCAGTGATGCTATTGGCGTTTCATTTCCC ATAAAAAATGGGGTACCTTGTTTGGTTCCAAGAGAAGGAAAGATACTTGACGAGGAAGATGCATCAAAACCAGATAATGATACCAATTCATATACAGCAAGTGATGAGAGTCAAGCAAGAAGTTCCTAA